In Campylobacter vulpis, a genomic segment contains:
- a CDS encoding metallophosphoesterase has translation MIFLIFSFGVTLIFGLANIYIYKRLVLKFITLKYLRRLFALILFTLFLAQAFFMVFRSSEYLNDTWYSFFASLYAPTYCFFFVTLLLDFLRLVLTLLGKSFMKIASFLKVSFEIFVLLFGAFITYFSIYSAIKVPEFNEVDIEISHLTKELKIAMLTDIHLGKNLHEKFLSEIIEKVNSKNVDMIVIVGDLVDAKPETLKPYISKLNDLKSTYGTFYALGNHEYYHGINEVLELLKGQTNMRILVNEGVDLGFINIAGVGDLVGLRKGILAPDLARAKVDLNLSKPSILLAHQPKTTQLYDVSDFDLILSGHTHGGQIFPFALLVKLQQGFVSGLYPLSEKTQLFVSRGAGFWGPSLRTFSQSELVILNLRGDK, from the coding sequence ATGATATTTTTAATTTTTTCTTTTGGTGTAACTTTAATTTTTGGCTTGGCAAATATTTATATTTACAAAAGATTAGTGCTTAAATTCATCACACTTAAATATTTAAGGCGACTTTTTGCCTTAATACTTTTCACACTTTTTTTAGCACAAGCTTTTTTTATGGTTTTTCGCTCAAGCGAATATTTAAATGATACTTGGTATAGTTTTTTTGCTTCTTTATATGCGCCGACTTATTGCTTTTTCTTTGTAACTTTACTTTTAGATTTTTTAAGGCTTGTTTTAACGCTTTTGGGAAAAAGTTTTATGAAAATTGCCTCTTTTCTTAAAGTGAGTTTTGAAATTTTTGTGCTTTTATTTGGAGCTTTCATAACTTATTTTAGTATTTATAGTGCGATTAAAGTGCCTGAATTTAACGAAGTTGATATTGAAATTTCGCATTTAACAAAAGAGCTTAAAATCGCTATGCTAACGGATATTCATTTAGGAAAAAATTTGCACGAAAAATTTCTAAGTGAAATTATAGAAAAGGTTAATAGTAAAAATGTCGATATGATCGTTATCGTGGGTGATTTGGTCGATGCAAAGCCTGAAACTTTAAAGCCCTACATCTCAAAACTCAATGATTTAAAATCAACTTACGGCACTTTTTATGCTTTGGGAAATCACGAATATTATCACGGAATCAATGAAGTTTTAGAGCTTTTAAAAGGTCAAACTAATATGAGAATTTTAGTCAATGAAGGCGTAGATTTAGGCTTTATCAATATCGCTGGAGTAGGGGACTTAGTAGGACTTAGAAAGGGTATCTTAGCACCTGATTTAGCAAGGGCTAAGGTGGATTTAAATTTAAGCAAACCAAGCATTTTACTCGCCCATCAGCCTAAAACCACACAGCTTTATGATGTGAGTGATTTTGATTTGATTTTAAGCGGACATACGCACGGAGGGCAAATTTTCCCTTTTGCACTTTTGGTAAAGCTTCAGCAAGGTTTTGTTTCAGGGCTTTATCCTTTGAGTGAAAAAACGCAACTTTTTGTGAGTCGTGGGGCAGGCTTTTGGGGACCTAGCCTTAGAACTTTTTCTCAAAGTGAGCTTGTTATTTTAAATTTAAGGGGCGATAAATGA
- a CDS encoding phosphatidylserine decarboxylase — MSFDRDSSRFFGIIAGFKFFKALQSFINERYVNHFNIDMSEFKKPNEYESLNALFTRKLEKLRNLEDGFISPSDGCILQSGEAFLAENELFAFSIKGRTYSVEELLRDNYEKEELKNGLNYANIYLSPKDYHRYHAPCNLQILSLTYTSGALFSVNEKHLSKIANLYTQNERVSLKCKSVEKNFIFWLVFVGAQNVGKMCFDFDKSVQTNMKTAHNFTRKYNDLIIKKGEELGNFELGSTIVVLSQKGHLNFEPKTRIKFGEKLANFL; from the coding sequence ATGAGTTTTGATAGAGATAGTTCAAGGTTTTTTGGAATTATAGCGGGTTTTAAATTCTTTAAAGCTTTGCAAAGTTTTATTAATGAGCGTTATGTGAATCATTTTAACATTGATATGAGTGAATTTAAAAAACCAAATGAATATGAAAGCTTAAACGCACTTTTCACAAGAAAGCTAGAAAAACTAAGAAATTTAGAAGATGGCTTTATCTCTCCTAGCGATGGGTGCATTTTGCAAAGCGGAGAGGCTTTTTTGGCAGAAAATGAACTTTTTGCTTTTAGCATTAAGGGGCGAACTTATAGCGTAGAAGAGCTTTTAAGGGATAATTATGAAAAAGAGGAGCTAAAAAATGGGCTTAATTACGCAAATATCTATCTTTCTCCAAAAGATTATCACCGCTATCACGCCCCTTGCAATTTGCAAATTTTAAGCTTAACTTATACGAGTGGCGCACTTTTTAGCGTCAATGAAAAGCATTTGTCAAAAATAGCAAATCTTTACACACAAAATGAAAGAGTGAGTTTAAAATGTAAAAGTGTAGAAAAAAATTTCATTTTTTGGCTTGTATTTGTTGGGGCGCAAAATGTCGGCAAAATGTGCTTTGATTTTGATAAAAGCGTGCAAACAAATATGAAAACGGCACATAATTTTACAAGAAAATATAATGATTTGATTATAAAAAAAGGCGAAGAGCTTGGAAATTTTGAGTTAGGTTCTACCATAGTTGTTTTGTCGCAAAAGGGACATTTAAATTTTGAGCCAAAAACAAGAATTAAATTTGGAGAAAAACTTGCAAATTTTCTTTAA